A segment of the Chryseobacterium scophthalmum genome:
ACAAAGTAATTCTATTTCTTTCTGATGATTGGCTCCCATTTCGATTACAGCCATTTCATGTTCCGGTTTAATAGAAAGAATAGTCAACGGAACACCAATGTGATTATTTAAATTTCCGAAAGTATACTGCACATTATATTTTTCTGAAAGGACGGCATGAATAATTTCCTTCGTCGTAGTTTTTCCATTACTTCCGGTAAGACCAATAATGGGAATATTCAATTGATTTCTATGATGGATAGACAATTCTTGTAAAAACTCTAAAGTGGAAGAAACATAAAAAATATTTTTCTCCGAATTTTCAAATTCTTTATTTTCAACAATAACAGCTAAAGCACCCAAATCAATAGCATTTTGAGCCAAAGTTGCAGCATCAAAATTATCTCCCGAAAACGCAAAGAAAATATCATTCTTTTCTATTTTTCTGCTGTCAATAGTTACTTTTTTTGCGCTTAAAAAAATAGGATAAAACTGTTCTATATTCATGTGAAAATTATATGTTTTTTTGTGTGCAACCGCTAAATCTGCATCGATTTTGGTAAAGCGATTTCATGGTTCAAAAATAAAAAAACCTCCCGAAAATACGGGAGGTTTTTTTTAAGTATTTTGATAAATATTATCTTCTCGTTCTAGATTTGTCGTTTACTCTAGCATCTTGTGCAACACGGAAACCGATCCAACCATAACCAGATGACTGATTTTTGTATCTTCTCTGTCCCGGATCCAACCAATATGCTGAATCTTGCCAAGAACCACCTTTTACAACTCTAACGTCGTTAGAAACCGCTGATGTTCTGTCTTTAGTATCTTTTTGTAATACTACTTTACCATTTGCATCAACAATAAACTTCTTAACAGGAGCATTATACATATTGAAAGATGTAGCAGAATCGTTTGCGTTTCTGTAATCTAATGAAGATTGTTTGTCACCATCTCTGTAGTTTCTGTAATCTGCAATAGTTTCTCTTTCAAACTGACCAGGTAAGTTTTTGTAAACTAATCTTCCGTCAGCTAAAGTATCATATTTCATGTTACCTTCTTCTACCATTTTGTAAGTTCCGTCACCGTTTCTTACAATAGCTTGAGGCATATTTCCTCTGTAATAGTTGAAGTCACTTCCAGATTCATCAATGATTGGTCTGTATACATCTGCCGTCCATTCTGCAACGTTTCCAAACATACCATAGATACCGATGTTGTTTGAAGGGAATTGTCTTACATCTGCTGTTTGAGCAGCACCATCATTTTTCCATCCAGCAGGTCCTGAGTAATCTCCTCTTCCTTGCTTGAAGTTTTCAAGGATCATTCCTCTATTTTTACCTTTGGTACCTCTAAGAAGGTCTACCTGAGGTTTTTTCTCTAAGTAATTGTTGTACTCTCTGTTTTTTTCCATACCAAGAGCAGCAAATTCCCATTCTACTTCAGAAGGAAGTCTGAATTTGGTAACCATTGCAGCATTCGGAGCTCCGTTTGCAGCCTGAATTCTTTGATTGGTAGTTTTCATACCAGTTCTTTGATTCATTCTTTGCTGATTGATGTACCCTTGCATTTCCGGATCATTCGATTTGAATTTATCCATATTGAATGCAGTTCCACCTTGGTTATTAGATTCGTTGATGTACAAATCTTTTGCAATAATACCTGCTTGCATCAAAGCTTTTTCATTTGCTCTGTCTGTCAACCACTCGCAATATCTGTTTGCTTGAGTCCAAGAAACTCCTACTACCGGATAATAATCATAGTTTTGATCTCTGAAATAAGTTTCATTAAGATCATTTCTAGATAATTTATTATCCCATAACAAAGTATCCGGTAAAGCACCGTTGTATATTTCTTTATAACTAGGATCACTTGGAGGGAATACATACTTCAACCATGTAAGGTATTCGCGGTATTCGTAGTTAGTAATCTCAGTTTCACCGATAAAGAACGAACTAACCTGCATTCTGCGAGGCGAGTTATTCCAATCGTGCATTACATCATCTTTCACTAATCCCATTGTAAAAGTTCCTCCTTCAACATATACCATTCCCGGCCAACCTTTTTGCTTCTGTTGCTTTCCTGCAAAAAACCAACCCTGTTTTTCGTTTGGTTTCCAACCTGTCTTACTGACAAATTTTTTGGTACCCCCGCCTCCGGAAGTTCCAGAACCACCACAGCTAGTTAATGCAAGTGTAGAACTCAATGCTATTAATGAAAACAACTTTAGTTTTTTCATAGTCGATATAAATATTATTCAAAGTACAAAGAAAAAATAAATTATTCAATAAATCAAATAAAGATTTGATTTTTTTGAAAAATCTTAACAAATTAATTTTATGGTATCACATATTAATTATAAAATTTTCATTTATTTTGTAATTTAGAAATTTCAAACATCAACATGAGACTAAAAATCACTCTTTTACTTGTATTTGCCTTTGTATCAACCTCTTGGGCTCAAAGAGTACCCATAAATTGGGACGGAGCCAAAATTCAAGATTATGGTGATACAAAAAAGAATCTTCCAAATTTTAAAAACGAAGGTTTTTCGTACAGCCAAAATAATATTTTTATATTTAATAAACAAAAAGTAGGTGA
Coding sequences within it:
- the gldJ gene encoding gliding motility lipoprotein GldJ, producing MKKLKLFSLIALSSTLALTSCGGSGTSGGGGTKKFVSKTGWKPNEKQGWFFAGKQQKQKGWPGMVYVEGGTFTMGLVKDDVMHDWNNSPRRMQVSSFFIGETEITNYEYREYLTWLKYVFPPSDPSYKEIYNGALPDTLLWDNKLSRNDLNETYFRDQNYDYYPVVGVSWTQANRYCEWLTDRANEKALMQAGIIAKDLYINESNNQGGTAFNMDKFKSNDPEMQGYINQQRMNQRTGMKTTNQRIQAANGAPNAAMVTKFRLPSEVEWEFAALGMEKNREYNNYLEKKPQVDLLRGTKGKNRGMILENFKQGRGDYSGPAGWKNDGAAQTADVRQFPSNNIGIYGMFGNVAEWTADVYRPIIDESGSDFNYYRGNMPQAIVRNGDGTYKMVEEGNMKYDTLADGRLVYKNLPGQFERETIADYRNYRDGDKQSSLDYRNANDSATSFNMYNAPVKKFIVDANGKVVLQKDTKDRTSAVSNDVRVVKGGSWQDSAYWLDPGQRRYKNQSSGYGWIGFRVAQDARVNDKSRTRR